In Pseudomonas sp. LRP2-20, the genomic window CCCGCGCGGTGCCGTCGAGGCGCTGGACAGGCTGGTCTCGGCGTCGTCGATGTCCGCCAGCAGGCGGATGACGCGCTCATAGTAGGCCGCACCATCGGCGGTGACGTTGACCTTGCGCGTGGTGCGGTTGAGCAAGCGCACGCGCAGCCCGGCCTCCAGCTGCTGGACCAGCTGGGTCACGCTGGTCTTGCTCATGTTCAGGGTGTCGGCGGCCTTGGTGAAGCTGCCGGTTTCCACCACGCGGGCAAAGGCCTGCATCGCGTTGATACGGTCCATTTCAGGCCTCGCTCCGGTCGGGATTGTTTGGATTATACAAACAGTCATGACCAGCATTGCCCGTTTATCCGCTCGGGTGCGTTTTCTACAGTGGCTTCACCGTAACCAACGGGCCGCGACCGGCCCCACTGGAGATTTGCCATGACCCGCCAACGTGATGTGGTTTTCCCCCCTGACCGCCATGCCTTGTATGAGCTGCACCGCTATTCGCCGGCGATACGCTCCAATGGCTTTCTGTTCGTATCCGGGCAGGTCGGCAGCCGCAAGGATGGCTCGGCCGAGCCCGACCTCGCGGCGCAGGTGCGCCTGGCCTTCACCAACCTCAATGCGATTTTGGCCGCGGCGGGCAGCAGCTTCGCCGATGTGGTCGATACCACCATCTTCATGGTCGACCCCGCTGCCAGGTTCGAGACCCTCTGGGAAGTTGCCGCCGAGTTCTGGGGCGAAGCGCCTTACCCGACGGTGACCGCTATCGGCGTGACGTGGTTGTCCGGCTTCGACTTCGAGATCAAGGTGATCGCCCGGCTACCCTGACGGGATCACTGCTTTCAGAAAGGCGCTGAGCCTGTATCAACGCACCCAAGTATCCCGCCAGCTAATAACGTTATGGCCGGCATCTGAATGTTGTATTTCATGTGCCTGAGCACGGCTGTTTAGCATCGTCGAAGTCTTCCTGTCGACGAGAACAACAACGTGAACCTTGGAACGATCATTACCCGAAGCGCCCGCTACTGGCCGGACCACATCGCCGTGGCGGACAGCCAGTCGCGTGTGACCTACGCCCAGCTGGAGCGCCGCAGCAACCGCCTGGCCTCAGGGCTGGGCGCGTTGGGCGTGGCCAGCGGCGAGCATGTGGCGATCCTCGCGGCCAACCGTGTGGAGTTGGTAGAAGCCGAAGTGGCGCTGTACAAGGCGGCGATGGTCAAGGTGCCGATCAATGCGCGGCTGTCACTGGATGAAGTGGTGCGGGTGCTGGAAGACTCCTGCAGCGTCGCACTGATCACCGACGCCCGCTTTGCCCAGGCGCTGGCGACGCGGCGCGCCGAGTTGCCGCTGTTACGCCAGTTGATCGTGCTGGAGGGCGAGGGCGGTGACGTGGGTTATGCCGCGCTGCTCGAACGCGGCAACGACGCCCCCCTGGGCCTGGACCCTGCCGACGATGCACTGGCCGTGCTGCACTACACCTCCGGCAGCTCGGGGGTGCTCAAGGCCGCCATGCTGTCGTTCGGCAACCGCAAGGCGCTGGTGCGCAAGAGCATCGCCAGCCCCACACGGCGCTCGGAACCGGGCGACGTCATGGCCCACGTCGGGCCCATCACCCATGCCAGTGGCATGCAGATCATGCCGCTGCTGGCGGTGGGCGCGTGCAACCTGCTGCTCGACCGTTACGACGACCGCCTGTTGCTCGAAACCATTCAGCGCGAACGGGTAACGCGGCTGTTCCTGGTGCCGGCGATGATCAACCGGCTGGTCAATTACCCCGGCGTCGAGCGCTTCGACCTGTCGAGCCTGAAGCTGGTCATGTACGGCGCCGCGCCGATGGCGCCGGCACTGGTGAAAAAAGCCATCGAACTGTTCGGGCCGATTCTCGCGCAGGGTTACGGCGCCGGTGAAACCTGCTCGCTGGTGACGGTACTGACCGAGCAGGACCATCTGGTGGAAGACGGCGATTATCAGCGCCTGGCTTCCTGCGGGCGCTGCTATTTCGAGACCGACCTGCGGGTGGTCAACGAGGCGTTCGAGGACGTCGCACCCGGCGAGGTCGGCGAAATCGTGGTCAAGGGACCGGACATCATGCAGGGCTACTGGCGGGCCCCGGCGCTCACTGCCGAAGTGATGCGTGACGGCTATTACCTTACCGGCGACCTGGCGAAGGTCGATGCCCAGGGGTACGTGTTCATTGTCGACCGCAAGAAGGAAATGATCATTTCCGGTGGCTTCAACGTCTACCCCAGCGAAGTGGAGCAGGTGATCTACGGCTTCCCCGAAGTGTTCGAGGTCGCGGTGGTCGGCGTGCCCGATGTGCAGTGGGGCGAAGCGGTGCGCGCGGTGGTGGTGCTCAAGCCCGGCGCCCAGTTGCAGGCCGACGAGCTCATCGAACGTTGCGGCCGTGCTCTGGCGGGGTTCAAGAAGCCGCGCGGCGTCGACTTTGTCAGCGAACTGCCAAAAAACCCCAATGGCAAGGTGGTGCGCCGCCTGGTCCGGGACACCTACTGGCAACACAGCGAACGTCGCATCTGAACAGGGAGTATCACCATGTATCAACCGAGTGCCAAGGCTGCACAGATCATTGAAGCGATCGAGGGGTTTGTCCGTGACCAGGTTCGCCCGCTGGAGCAGCAGGCTCAACTGGACTGGGCACGGCCGCATCCGCAGGCGGTGCTGCGAGAGGTATGGAAGCGTTCCAGCGAGCAAGGCCTGTACACGGTCATGCTGCCGGAAAGCATGGGGGGCGCCGGGCTGAACGTGGCCGACCTGTGCGCGGTGAAGGAGGCCACGGTGCTGACCGGCTCGATGCTCGCGCCGCATGTGCTGGGCGAGCTGTCGGGGCCGCCCCGGGTCGGCCACCTGTTCAAGGTGGCCAGCCCCTACCAGGTCGAGGCTTTCCTCAAGCCGGTGTGCCGCGCCGAACGGGCCGTGTGCTTTGCCCTGACCGAAGCCGAGGCCGGTTCGGATGCCACCGCCATCCGCACCCAGGCCCGCCGCGACGGTGATCACTATGTGCTCAGCGGCAGCAAGCGTTACATCTCCGGTGCTACCTACGCCGACCTGGCGGTGCTGCTGGCGGTGACCGGGCCGGGCCAGGGCGCACAGGGCATATCGGCATTTTTCGTCGACCTCAAGGCAGCAGGCGTGCGCATCGAGGGCGACTACTCGGTGATGTCCGGTGGCGGTGCCCATGCCGATATCCTGCTCGAT contains:
- a CDS encoding AMP-binding protein: MNLGTIITRSARYWPDHIAVADSQSRVTYAQLERRSNRLASGLGALGVASGEHVAILAANRVELVEAEVALYKAAMVKVPINARLSLDEVVRVLEDSCSVALITDARFAQALATRRAELPLLRQLIVLEGEGGDVGYAALLERGNDAPLGLDPADDALAVLHYTSGSSGVLKAAMLSFGNRKALVRKSIASPTRRSEPGDVMAHVGPITHASGMQIMPLLAVGACNLLLDRYDDRLLLETIQRERVTRLFLVPAMINRLVNYPGVERFDLSSLKLVMYGAAPMAPALVKKAIELFGPILAQGYGAGETCSLVTVLTEQDHLVEDGDYQRLASCGRCYFETDLRVVNEAFEDVAPGEVGEIVVKGPDIMQGYWRAPALTAEVMRDGYYLTGDLAKVDAQGYVFIVDRKKEMIISGGFNVYPSEVEQVIYGFPEVFEVAVVGVPDVQWGEAVRAVVVLKPGAQLQADELIERCGRALAGFKKPRGVDFVSELPKNPNGKVVRRLVRDTYWQHSERRI
- a CDS encoding acyl-CoA dehydrogenase family protein is translated as MYQPSAKAAQIIEAIEGFVRDQVRPLEQQAQLDWARPHPQAVLREVWKRSSEQGLYTVMLPESMGGAGLNVADLCAVKEATVLTGSMLAPHVLGELSGPPRVGHLFKVASPYQVEAFLKPVCRAERAVCFALTEAEAGSDATAIRTQARRDGDHYVLSGSKRYISGATYADLAVLLAVTGPGQGAQGISAFFVDLKAAGVRIEGDYSVMSGGGAHADILLDEVRVPAANLIGEEGQGFKLAMGRITLNRLLHCPTLLGMAGLALNLSIDHARSRKQFGQPIAMFQAVNHMIADMATELHAARSMVYATAQVNDAGGDIRTQAPMCKLFVSEAAFRIADKAVQVHGGAGLLQGHPVEWIFRATRMMRILTGTSEIQRNTIAKGVLMPG
- a CDS encoding RidA family protein gives rise to the protein MTRQRDVVFPPDRHALYELHRYSPAIRSNGFLFVSGQVGSRKDGSAEPDLAAQVRLAFTNLNAILAAAGSSFADVVDTTIFMVDPAARFETLWEVAAEFWGEAPYPTVTAIGVTWLSGFDFEIKVIARLP